DNA sequence from the Delphinus delphis chromosome 7, mDelDel1.2, whole genome shotgun sequence genome:
CTCAGTTCTCTAATTATTACAGGAAATGCAGGCAATACAGTGCGTCATAATTCAAATAGTTCCCTATTAGAGCTACTCAGTGAAGTTATaattgacaattttttaaagcatcaacTTAAACTTATTACTATGAAATTACATATTTCTAATTCGTACATGAGCTGACTCTTAAGGATTTGGCTTGAGAATTATGTGATTAGGGATAAACTTAGCTTTATAAAATGCAatgtttcagatttttaaaagtataaagtattttatttatcttctattctacatttatattatattagtttgTCATTGGCCCTTAGCAATGCTCTGAGATCATATGTGCTATACAAATGGGAGTTCTTTTAAGTCTTAAGGCACTGTTAAGATTGTAAATAATTTGGAGTATAAAGTCTAAATTAAGCATTGTGGCTTtagatgtggtatgtatgtgtcgcctttaggatttattttacttaatgtttTGTGGATCCTGTCGTTATTACTAGCGGCATATAGAGACATTTCTTCATACAGCCACCAGAGAGCATTAGTACAAAGGGTAAGAAAATGGAACTTTTTCAAAAATGACTTGAGGGTTAgcttttcagattcatttccttccatctttactttctaatattttaaagtaaatactgatgttgtttttctttggaaTGTTTAAGGATGAGAAGTACTACCTACGATCACTTGGAGAAGACCCTAGAAAGGTAAGAATTCTGAATGTAACAAGTTGTCTAATCTCTCCACAATTAAGAAATCTGTTCtactgtatattttacagatggccattcagctaataaaatataatctaaaataattataaaaatcctggataattcatatatatgtattcagaaTCAAATTGATATGGACACAGTGTTAAGGAGTGGTCCCTAAAATGATCAAGTCAGATTCTATCTTTTCTCTTTATGGCACTATTATTTCTTTaccttcttttattcttctccCTTAGTAGTACCCACAGGTTTTATGTAATTGATAACTTATATTCAAGTTGATGACTCCTAAACTTCAATATTAGAGTAGATGGCAATTGTATGATTCTTGCTTAAAGTAGGAAGAACTTTTCTATTAGTGAAGCATATTAAGCTTAACAATAGTGATATTGTTGAATGTCTTGGTACATAGTCTGTCATTCCTTCAGTTGAAAGATCATGCATTGGCTATGGTCACATCCTAGTATTTAAAGCAGTGAGCAGAGTTTTGCCCCATTCCTCCTTATTATCATGGGCTCTGATGGCAGCCTTAGATAAAATAAGCATTATGCCAATATtgtgtttattattaaaattctcaTTATGTTTCTCTCAATGCAGGATGTTGCAGATATCAGAAAGCAGTTTCCTTTATTGGAAGGAGATATTAAGTTTCCAAAATTCTTCAAAGAAGAGCAGTTCTTTTCCAGTGTTTTTCGAATTAGCTCACCAGGGTTACAACTTTGGACCCACTATGATGTATGCTACATAAATGAGAAATCTAAAACTACAGTAGCTCTTTAGAATTTATGGACTTAACATTCACAGTTTCAACTTTCTGGAGGTTACCCCAAAGATCTTTGACATGTAATTTGCTGAAACATGAAGTTTGAAAACAGGTGCTCTGCAAGGCAGTGGTATGGGAGTGAATTATTTTAGTTAATGCCAAAGCCTAGTTAGTttcttatatttgcatttctctgtggtCTTATTCTTGGTTCCTCATAATATATATACTACgttttttgaaatcttttttttaacatgtgaaAAGTGGACACCAGATGAGGGGGAAAGCTGCGAAAGTGGGAAAAATGTTAAGGTTGTAGTATGAGGATGTTGAAGTGATGCATGACTAGATGGAACCATTGTTGAGGAGAAAGGCAGAAGTTTGTGGAGAGCCATTTCCAATTATAAGAATTTGGGGACACCTGAAGGTCTTAGGCTGTATATCCCTTGAGAATGTCAAGTGTCTgctgtatttattgagcagcaAGATGTGTAGAGTATTGATCTTGATCATTTATTCTATGGTGTTACAATTTTATTTGCTTAAACATATGCATATAAgtatctaaaaatattaaaaatctagtATTGTGTTTGGTTTGGTGTTGGGTGGAGAAATTTAGAAAGCTTAAAGCAATACCTAATAGGTttctaaagataaaagaatattttgaaaagttctgagttaaatttaataaagttttagaaGTGTGTTTTACAGTTTAGCTGAGGCCCTCGGGAGGATTTTAACATAGTAACTctataattaaatgagatagataTAAAGTCTTAGcatattttttaaggttttatttacATGAATGATAAGGTGAGAAAATGATGTAACTCAAACTTTTTAACTGTATTCAATGACTATTTTATGTAGTATccattttatcttaaatattatAAAGTTTTTCTTAACCATAAAAATAAGTCAAAGGAATGCTAGTTATATAGTTAAAGTTTACATAAGTCAAGGGTTAGTGGTAAAAGGAGAAATGCTTAGGTAGAAGTGATATGTACTCAATAATCATGAATATATCTTGcttagtatatattttaattccttaGCTGAGAATTATGTAGCTCtgccttttaacatttttcaaaatttgtacTAATGTAGTGTACCCTTACAAACACAGGAAAAGTCAGGATTGCTCCATTATTAATAGGTTCATCAAGAAAATTTGCCAAGTTATAGTCCTATAGAAATAATTTGGAAATCAAGATACATACCTATAACCAAATTATGGTTGGCCATATAGTAAAAGAGTTTAGCAGTAGTTGCAGCAGTACTGTTTATTTTCCCAACACCTGGTTTTCCTAAGTGCTTTCAACCTGTTGTCTAATTTTGGCCTTATAGCATTCCTTGACAGATAAGTAAAATAGATACTTACCAAGGGGAGCCTCAAATAGGTGTAACTATACTTGCTGTCAGAATGGTGGGGCAAAGGCAAATAGTTTTCTGACTTCAGATTTCCTAATAGCTTGCCAATCCTTCCCATTTTAAGACAGTGTTGGAGAAATAACGACACAGTTGTGTAACACAACTGTTTTCCTTGTTAGATTAGAATACTACTATAAGTTTTAGGTAATGTGAGTCAAGCTTTATTAAAGGATAGGATTTACGGTTAACTGTTTGGAATACCATTGGTTCTGtgtatttgaattttagatacTGCTTATTCATAAGTTCTTATTTGTCTTCAGGTAATGGATAACTTATTAATACAAGTGACAGGAAAAAAGCGTGTTGTACTATTCAGTCCTCGAGATGcccaatatttatatttatcaggtactgttttttttttttaagtttaaatttctgaagttttatttattcagttagtttttttttttaatttcttcattctcATAGAAAAACTTTATAGGGCTTCTTCCTAATTATGATGTATTGTATTCTCCATTGTGTATGTAATGATAGGCAATATGAAGAATGAGATTTTCAGATTATCTTAATTATATTACATGGAAGTCAATGGTTATAAATAAAGGATGTGTTATTGAAAATTGTCTTAGGTTTCAGGAGAATAGTAATCATTCTCACATTGTGAGTACACAGAAGTAgttgtacaggaaaaaaaatttttttcaaatttatatttgtggttactttttagaaaaatgcTAACTGCTCAATCTATATTATCCTTTTTTGGAACTTTTCAGGTACTAAATCAGAAGTACTGAATGTAGATAACCCAGACTTAGCTAAATATCCACTGTTTTCCAAGGCTAGACGGTATGAATGTTCCCTTAAAGCTGGAGATGTATTATTCATTCCTGGTAAGATTTCTAGACTTCAGTAATTTGATGTTTATAATATTTGTACTCTGTCTTCCATCcattatatgattattttagtaaaaaaattTGTTAGATGTATCCTGTCATATACAAGATGATTTTTAtacacagatgtgtgtgtgtttaaagtatGCTTAGACAAATTCTTACAATATTAACAATCTTGTTTTCAAAGGCAacctataaatataatattatatatatataatattattatactctaatttctttattcttttattaaaggATCTCAAACAAGATACTTTATATCTAGGAGAAGattatacctcattgtacttttaaaatcattttgtttctaaaatattaacaTGTTTTAGAACTGTCACTTAAGTATTTACcaagaaatagtaaatatatttcaaagcCAAGAGAGATTagagattttattaaatataaaaatgttagtcTTAATACCTATGATATCTTTTGTGTGCATCATTTTTCTACAGTCTGAATTAGTGTCACTTAATGTTTTTGAACAGTAAATAGGCATTAGTTACTGTTAGTAACCAGTGATATAATTAACATCTGTAATTATTATGCAAAACTGAATACCTGAAGATTATAAAGATTATAAAATCATAATTAAGATTAAAGGGATGCATTAACAAATtctatttatatagttttattttccatatctAAGTTAATAAGTTTAATATGTTTAATAACTTTTCAGtgataataaaattaagttaaaaactattaataataatatgatatTCTCATTTGGGACTAGATTATAAATTCTTTGAGGACAAGAAACCATGTTTTGTTAATCTTTGTATTGTCCTGATAAAATGTCCTTCACATAATTGTGTA
Encoded proteins:
- the TYW5 gene encoding tRNA wybutosine-synthesizing protein 5 isoform X2; the protein is MDFISKNFVYRTLPFGKLVQRAAEEKHKEFFISEDEKYYLRSLGEDPRKDVADIRKQFPLLEGDIKFPKFFKEEQFFSSVFRISSPGLQLWTHYDVMDNLLIQVTGKKRVVLFSPRDAQYLYLSGTKSEVLNVDNPDLAKYPLFSKARRYECSLKAGDVLFIPALWFHNVISEEFGVGVNVFWKHLPSECYDKTDTYGNKDPTAASRAAQILDRALKTLAELPEEYRDFYARRMVLHIQDKAYSKNFE